A region of Bacillus cabrialesii DNA encodes the following proteins:
- a CDS encoding sensor histidine kinase, giving the protein MVKKRFHFSLQTKIMGLIAALLVFVIGVLTITLAVQHTQEERRQAEQLAVQTARTISYMPPAKEFIERKGGHAAEAQEVIEQMKEQTGAYAIYILDEKGGIRSASGKSGQKKLARSREILFGGSHVSETKADERRVIRGSAPIMKEQKGYSQVIGSVSVDFLQTESEQSIKKHLRNLSVVAVLVLLLGFAGAAALAKSIRKDTLGLEPHEIASLYRERNAMLFAIREGVIATNREGVVTMMNVSAAEMLKLPEPVIHLPIDDVMPGAGLKSVLEQGDMLPNQEVSVNDQVFIINTKVMTQGGQAYGIVVSFREKTELKKLIDKLTEVRKYSEDLRAQTHEFSNKLYAILGLLELGEYAEAIDLIKEEYAIQNEQHDILFQNIHSQQVQAILLGKMGKASEKKVKLSIDDNSSLASLPAHIGLSHLITIIGNLIDNAFEAVADQSVKEVLFFITDIGHDIVIEVSDTGPGVPPDKMEAVFQRGYSSKGMKRGYGLANVKDSVHELGGWIELANQKTGGAVFTVFIPKEKQRGNPFDSHRDCGG; this is encoded by the coding sequence GATTACGTTAGCCGTTCAGCATACACAGGAAGAACGAAGACAGGCTGAGCAGCTAGCGGTGCAGACGGCGAGAACCATTTCCTATATGCCGCCGGCTAAAGAATTCATTGAGAGAAAAGGCGGACATGCGGCTGAGGCGCAAGAGGTCATTGAACAAATGAAAGAACAGACTGGCGCTTATGCTATATATATTTTGGACGAAAAAGGAGGCATTCGGAGCGCCTCGGGCAAAAGCGGCCAAAAGAAGCTGGCGCGCAGCAGAGAAATTCTGTTTGGCGGCTCGCACGTTTCTGAAACAAAAGCGGATGAACGGCGGGTGATCAGAGGGAGCGCGCCGATTATGAAAGAACAGAAGGGATACAGCCAAGTGATCGGCAGCGTATCTGTGGATTTTCTGCAAACGGAATCAGAGCAAAGTATCAAAAAACATTTGAGAAATTTGAGTGTGGTCGCTGTGCTTGTGCTGCTGCTTGGATTTGCCGGGGCCGCCGCGCTGGCGAAAAGCATCAGGAAGGATACGCTTGGCCTTGAGCCGCATGAGATCGCGTCTCTTTATCGGGAGAGGAATGCAATGCTTTTCGCGATTCGAGAAGGGGTTATTGCTACCAATCGGGAAGGCGTCGTCACGATGATGAACGTGTCGGCTGCTGAGATGCTGAAGCTTCCCGAGCCTGTGATTCACCTTCCTATTGATGATGTCATGCCGGGCGCCGGGCTGAAGAGTGTGCTTGAACAAGGAGACATGCTGCCGAATCAGGAGGTAAGTGTCAACGATCAAGTTTTTATTATCAATACGAAAGTGATGACTCAAGGCGGACAGGCGTATGGGATTGTCGTCAGTTTCCGGGAGAAAACAGAGCTGAAGAAACTGATCGACAAACTGACAGAGGTTCGCAAATATTCAGAGGATCTTAGGGCGCAGACCCATGAATTTTCAAATAAGCTTTACGCGATCTTAGGGCTGCTTGAGCTTGGGGAGTATGCTGAGGCCATTGATCTGATTAAAGAAGAATACGCGATACAAAATGAGCAGCATGATATTTTATTCCAGAACATCCATTCACAGCAAGTACAGGCGATTTTGCTGGGGAAAATGGGCAAAGCTTCGGAAAAAAAGGTCAAGCTGTCTATCGATGATAACAGTTCGCTCGCGTCTCTTCCTGCACATATCGGCTTGTCCCATCTCATTACGATTATCGGGAACTTAATTGATAACGCTTTCGAAGCTGTAGCCGATCAAAGCGTGAAGGAGGTATTGTTTTTCATCACGGATATAGGGCATGACATTGTCATCGAAGTATCGGATACAGGGCCCGGTGTGCCGCCTGATAAGATGGAAGCTGTGTTTCAAAGAGGCTATTCTTCAAAGGGGATGAAGAGAGGCTACGGTCTGGCCAATGTCAAAGACTCAGTGCATGAACTGGGCGGCTGGATCGAACTGGCGAATCAAAAAACTGGCGGTGCGGTATTCACTGTATTTATACCGAAGGAGAAACAAAGGGGGAATCCATTTGATTCACATCGCGATTGCGGAGGATGA
- a CDS encoding response regulator, which yields MIHIAIAEDDFRVAQIHERLIEQLDGFKIIGKAANAKETMALLEKQKADLLLLDIYMPDELGTALIPEIRRRFPEVDIMIITAATETRHLQEALRAGISHYLIKPVTADKFRQVLLQYKEKRKLLLSQPEVSQSLIDHIFGNGVKASLPAEDLPTGINSITLRKIKEALRNASEGLTAEELGEKMGASRTTARRYAEYLVSKEEARAELEYGIIGRPERKYYLAAD from the coding sequence TTGATTCACATCGCGATTGCGGAGGATGATTTTCGGGTTGCGCAAATCCATGAGAGATTGATTGAACAGCTTGATGGATTCAAGATTATCGGCAAGGCGGCAAACGCCAAAGAAACAATGGCGCTTTTGGAGAAACAAAAGGCTGATTTGCTTCTGCTGGATATTTATATGCCGGACGAGCTTGGGACCGCATTGATACCTGAGATACGAAGGCGTTTTCCCGAAGTGGACATTATGATCATCACAGCGGCAACAGAAACCAGGCATTTACAAGAAGCGCTCCGGGCAGGGATATCCCACTATTTGATCAAACCCGTAACGGCTGACAAGTTCAGACAGGTGCTGCTTCAGTATAAAGAAAAAAGGAAGCTGCTTTTGTCTCAGCCGGAGGTCAGCCAATCTTTGATCGATCATATTTTTGGTAACGGTGTGAAGGCATCTTTGCCGGCAGAGGATTTGCCGACAGGCATTAATTCGATTACACTGCGAAAAATTAAGGAAGCGCTTCGGAATGCGTCAGAAGGATTGACAGCGGAAGAGCTTGGTGAAAAAATGGGGGCGTCACGAACGACTGCCCGCCGCTATGCAGAGTACCTTGTGTCAAAGGAAGAAGCAAGAGCCGAGCTTGAGTACGGGATTATCGGCAGGCCGGAGAGAAAATATTATTTGGCGGCGGATTAG
- a CDS encoding tripartite tricarboxylate transporter substrate binding protein, whose amino-acid sequence MKKCMILLIALLLFMQGDIRQAAAPRLPDGPIEIVVPAEPSGGWDVTAQAIQSVLRQKQIVKGEVHIVYKPGGGGDKGWKYVNKSSKQTISMTSSLILSNDLLGQSKLKTGNFTPLAILSKEWQTVALPKGSALANGKDLLNEIKLNPGKIKIGFAPGFGNDDQLSFVRAADMYGIDPFHIQFLQYESSEQLIQALIRHEIEAASMTLSEAKPYERHGDITLAAVTSDKRLSGFPDVPTWKEQGIPFVFSHWRGILGPKNMSEEEISYWDQALKKVTSSPEWKRKINEQDWESFYLNSRETKRFLEQQYAFYQSIMTGN is encoded by the coding sequence ATGAAGAAATGTATGATTCTATTGATTGCGCTATTGCTATTTATGCAGGGTGACATCCGGCAGGCGGCTGCGCCGCGCCTGCCGGACGGGCCGATTGAAATTGTCGTCCCCGCCGAGCCTTCTGGCGGCTGGGATGTCACAGCGCAGGCGATCCAATCCGTTCTGCGGCAGAAGCAGATCGTAAAGGGTGAAGTTCATATCGTCTATAAACCGGGCGGCGGGGGAGATAAAGGCTGGAAGTATGTCAACAAAAGCAGTAAACAGACCATCAGCATGACGTCCAGTTTAATCCTGAGCAATGATCTTCTCGGGCAGAGCAAATTAAAAACGGGCAATTTTACTCCGCTCGCCATTCTTTCTAAGGAATGGCAGACGGTTGCATTGCCAAAAGGATCGGCGTTAGCAAACGGCAAGGATTTGCTGAATGAGATTAAGTTGAACCCCGGCAAGATAAAAATCGGCTTTGCGCCGGGGTTTGGCAATGATGATCAGCTTTCGTTCGTCAGAGCGGCAGATATGTACGGCATTGACCCTTTTCATATTCAGTTTTTGCAGTATGAAAGCAGTGAACAGCTCATTCAGGCGCTGATCAGACATGAAATAGAAGCGGCTTCAATGACACTTTCTGAAGCGAAACCATATGAGCGGCACGGTGATATCACGTTAGCTGCTGTAACGTCTGATAAAAGACTTTCCGGTTTTCCGGACGTACCGACGTGGAAGGAGCAGGGGATCCCGTTTGTGTTTTCTCATTGGAGAGGGATTTTGGGCCCGAAAAACATGTCGGAGGAAGAGATTTCTTATTGGGATCAAGCGCTAAAGAAGGTCACATCTTCGCCCGAGTGGAAGCGGAAAATAAACGAACAGGACTGGGAAAGCTTTTATTTGAACAGCAGGGAAACGAAACGGTTTCTTGAACAGCAATACGCTTTTTATCAAAGCATTATGACAGGAAATTAA
- the citM gene encoding citrate transporter CitM yields the protein MLAILGFLMMLVFMALIMTKRLSVLTALVLTPIVFALIAGFGFTEVGDMMISGIQQVAPTAVMIMFAILYFGIMIDTGLFDPVVGKILSMVKGDPLKIVVGTAVLTMLVALDGDGSTTYMITTSAMLPLYLLLGIRPIILAGIAGVGMGIMNTIPWGGATPRAASALGVDPAELTGPMIPVIASGMLCMVAVAYVLGKAERKRLGVIELKQPANANEPAAAVEDDWKRPKLWWFNLLLTLSLIGCLVSGKVSLTVLFVIAFCIALIVNYPNLEHQRQRISAHSTNVLAIGSMIFAAGVFTGILTGTKMVDEMAISLVSMIPEQMGGLIPAIVALTSGIFTFLMPNDAYFYGVLPILSETAVAYGVDKVEIARASIIGQPIHMLSPLVPSTHLLVGLVGVSIDDHQKFALKWAVLAVIVMTAIALLIGAISISV from the coding sequence GTGTTAGCAATCTTAGGCTTTCTCATGATGCTCGTATTTATGGCATTGATCATGACAAAACGGCTCTCTGTACTGACAGCGTTAGTTTTGACGCCGATTGTCTTTGCGCTGATCGCCGGATTTGGATTTACTGAAGTCGGGGACATGATGATTTCTGGAATTCAGCAGGTAGCGCCGACTGCGGTCATGATTATGTTTGCGATCTTATATTTTGGAATTATGATTGATACAGGACTGTTTGATCCTGTGGTTGGGAAAATCTTAAGCATGGTCAAAGGCGACCCGCTAAAAATTGTTGTCGGGACCGCGGTTCTGACGATGCTCGTCGCCTTGGACGGGGATGGCTCGACCACGTATATGATTACGACAAGCGCGATGCTTCCGCTCTATCTGCTGCTTGGCATCCGGCCGATTATCCTGGCGGGCATCGCGGGAGTCGGCATGGGGATCATGAACACGATTCCGTGGGGAGGCGCGACGCCGCGGGCGGCGAGTGCGCTGGGGGTCGATCCGGCTGAGCTAACAGGGCCGATGATTCCTGTCATCGCAAGCGGGATGCTTTGTATGGTTGCGGTTGCGTATGTGCTTGGAAAAGCGGAACGAAAACGCCTTGGCGTGATTGAACTGAAACAGCCGGCCAATGCCAATGAACCGGCAGCTGCGGTTGAAGATGACTGGAAACGGCCGAAGCTATGGTGGTTCAATTTATTGTTAACGCTTTCTTTGATAGGATGTTTAGTATCGGGTAAAGTCAGTTTAACCGTACTGTTTGTCATTGCGTTCTGTATTGCACTGATTGTGAATTATCCAAACCTTGAGCATCAGAGACAGCGCATCTCGGCACATTCCACCAACGTGCTTGCGATTGGCTCCATGATTTTTGCCGCGGGGGTTTTTACGGGGATTTTGACAGGCACCAAAATGGTTGATGAAATGGCGATTTCGCTCGTGTCTATGATTCCAGAACAAATGGGCGGGCTGATCCCGGCGATTGTGGCCTTAACAAGCGGCATTTTCACATTCCTGATGCCGAATGACGCGTATTTCTACGGGGTGCTGCCGATTTTATCAGAAACGGCTGTCGCATACGGTGTGGATAAAGTGGAAATTGCCAGAGCCTCTATCATCGGCCAGCCCATTCATATGCTGAGCCCGCTTGTCCCATCCACTCATTTGCTTGTCGGACTTGTCGGGGTTTCTATTGACGATCATCAAAAATTCGCATTGAAGTGGGCGGTTCTCGCAGTCATCGTCATGACGGCTATTGCTCTATTGATAGGCGCGATCTCTATTTCCGTATGA